One window of Flavobacteriales bacterium genomic DNA carries:
- a CDS encoding CotH kinase family protein: protein MRSIFLLLFILVSSNSIAQIVINEFSAHKGIFDENDQETDWIEIYNSSNQEINLSSYFLTDELANLEKWQLPNVNLMPNSIITFYSSGKDTQFNDGVNDYYHTNFKLSPSETIALYDGNEIIDSTYINSDLYFGISMGKSPDGSNQWCYFNNVTPNDFNGQSLCYQGITEEAIIDLESGWYSEPQSISISDSDQDNFYVFYTTDGSIPTIYDTPYTQPININSNTSFSFRSFSYGYLPSKLNDRTFIFEEDNHELAVFSIHTDPENLWNEQSGIYVSGPNPSPDYPYYGSNFWQPWSKFSRIEYFDGNKTKKAEESLDLEIHGGWSRAEPQKSFRLDFKSKYTGRLEEAVIPAKNHIESYNNFNLRNGGQHTWSDKIQDAIISRIASETNVNYMAYEPCITYLNGEYWGVYGIREKIDEHYIEDNYGFNSDSIDLMNAWSVLAGSDENAIDSYQIIMDENANSNGFYELFSSIWNVDNYMDYFIIQTFIQNMDWLGIAWGANNIKLWRPQSDDGKWNYVLYDTDGSLGYFGQSYYDNYLAYAMNPAYVNQHSQIFNKVLQNEEFRCQFTNRYADLINTSLSLESAQDKTEIIKNDMQDAMPRHIERWQNSGNLNGTISSIPAWENSINNILEYYGERVSTAQSFLDYTLYLEGMNDISLDVFPTNSGSINLNTISVDSFPWNGIYFNNCEISITAIADSGYSFTHWSDLADNIISEDNNLFVSVEDYQEFKAHFVKCENLIDATIYTDENSIYANIISSTNQISYQWYQNGIPYSTDSVLTKPSNGNYQLEINSDNCSLLTNEIYFYYTVDLNNPTADIMISLYPNPFKNQAILDLSKSNYKTLQINIIDSRGRIVRKYNDLTQKKLIIQKGDLKNGVYILEIQSQNLKSRSKVVIN, encoded by the coding sequence ATGCGAAGTATTTTCTTATTACTATTTATTTTAGTTTCTAGTAATTCTATTGCACAAATAGTCATAAATGAGTTTTCAGCTCATAAAGGAATATTTGATGAAAATGACCAAGAAACTGATTGGATAGAAATATATAACAGCAGTAATCAAGAAATTAACCTTTCTAGCTATTTTTTAACTGATGAATTAGCCAACCTTGAGAAATGGCAATTACCTAATGTGAATTTAATGCCCAATTCAATCATAACCTTTTATTCTTCAGGTAAAGACACACAATTCAACGATGGTGTAAACGATTATTATCATACAAACTTTAAACTTTCGCCTTCTGAAACCATTGCCTTATATGACGGAAATGAAATTATTGATAGTACTTATATCAATAGTGATTTATATTTTGGAATTTCTATGGGTAAATCTCCTGATGGCTCAAATCAATGGTGTTATTTTAATAATGTCACACCCAATGATTTTAATGGACAAAGCTTATGCTATCAAGGAATAACTGAAGAAGCTATAATCGATTTGGAATCGGGATGGTATTCTGAACCACAATCAATCAGTATATCAGATTCAGATCAAGATAATTTTTATGTATTCTATACCACAGATGGAAGCATACCAACAATTTATGACACACCCTATACTCAACCAATTAATATCAATTCAAACACTAGTTTTTCGTTCAGGTCGTTTTCTTATGGCTATCTTCCTTCAAAACTTAATGACAGAACATTCATTTTCGAAGAAGATAATCATGAATTAGCCGTTTTTTCTATACATACCGACCCAGAAAACTTGTGGAATGAACAAAGTGGAATATATGTTTCTGGACCTAACCCTAGCCCAGACTATCCCTATTATGGTAGTAACTTTTGGCAACCTTGGTCAAAATTTTCTAGAATTGAATATTTCGATGGTAACAAGACTAAAAAAGCAGAAGAAAGTCTAGACTTAGAAATTCATGGAGGATGGTCAAGAGCAGAGCCACAAAAATCATTTCGATTAGATTTTAAATCTAAATATACAGGAAGATTAGAAGAAGCTGTCATTCCTGCCAAAAACCATATTGAAAGTTATAATAATTTTAACTTAAGAAATGGTGGCCAACATACGTGGTCTGACAAAATACAAGATGCTATAATTTCAAGAATTGCTAGTGAAACTAATGTCAATTATATGGCTTACGAACCCTGTATTACTTATTTAAATGGCGAATATTGGGGAGTATATGGAATAAGAGAAAAAATTGATGAACATTATATAGAAGATAACTACGGATTTAATTCCGACAGCATTGATTTAATGAATGCTTGGAGTGTATTAGCCGGTTCAGATGAAAACGCTATAGACAGTTATCAGATAATAATGGATGAGAACGCTAATAGTAATGGATTTTATGAACTTTTTTCTTCCATTTGGAATGTAGATAACTATATGGACTATTTTATCATACAGACCTTTATTCAAAATATGGATTGGTTGGGTATAGCATGGGGAGCTAATAACATAAAACTGTGGCGACCTCAATCGGATGATGGAAAGTGGAATTATGTTTTATACGACACGGATGGATCTTTAGGGTATTTTGGGCAGAGTTATTATGATAACTATTTAGCTTATGCCATGAATCCTGCATATGTTAACCAACATTCTCAAATTTTTAATAAAGTATTGCAAAATGAAGAGTTTAGATGTCAATTTACGAATAGATATGCTGATTTGATAAACACCTCTCTCTCTTTGGAAAGTGCCCAAGATAAGACTGAAATTATTAAAAACGACATGCAAGATGCAATGCCAAGACATATAGAAAGATGGCAAAACTCTGGTAATTTAAATGGTACAATCAGTTCTATACCAGCATGGGAAAATAGCATCAATAACATTCTAGAGTATTATGGAGAAAGAGTTAGTACTGCCCAATCATTTTTAGACTACACCTTGTACTTGGAAGGAATGAATGACATTAGCTTAGATGTGTTTCCAACAAACTCAGGAAGCATAAATTTAAATACTATTTCAGTTGATAGTTTTCCATGGAATGGAATCTATTTTAACAACTGCGAAATTAGTATTACAGCAATTGCAGATAGTGGTTATTCATTTACCCATTGGTCAGATTTAGCTGACAATATCATCTCAGAGGATAACAATCTTTTTGTAAGTGTGGAGGATTATCAAGAGTTCAAAGCTCATTTTGTAAAATGTGAAAACTTGATTGATGCAACTATTTATACCGATGAAAACAGCATATATGCCAATATTATTTCTTCAACTAATCAGATATCATACCAGTGGTATCAAAATGGTATCCCATACTCAACAGATAGCGTACTAACAAAACCATCCAATGGTAACTATCAACTAGAAATCAATAGTGACAATTGCTCTTTACTAACCAATGAAATTTATTTTTATTATACTGTTGATTTAAACAATCCAACAGCAGACATTATGATTTCTCTTTACCCTAATCCCTTCAAAAATCAGGCAATATTAGATTTATCCAAATCTAACTACAAAACATTACAAATCAACATCATAGACTCAAGAGGAAGGATAGTTAGAAAATATAATGACCTAACTCAGAAAAAACTGATTATACAAAAAGGTGATTTAAAGAATGGTGTATATATTCTAGAAATACAATCACAAAACCTTAAAAGCAGAAGTAAGGTTGTTATTAATTAA
- a CDS encoding VTT domain-containing protein — MINKASNNCLGKRLSLMNRYFKITQFYTFVKSTAFKGGIIAIIFVLLLLVVDSFIVDIGSVLTNLVEVCSPLVIFSIFLVSESLLGLLPPEIFIAWASKSDYSILFLFLLATISYIGGIISYFIGSRLFLIPAVKDYIEVKIAKHIVNLRKWGGIFVFLGAVSPLPHSIVSMACGLIKYNFKHYLLWSLFRYVRFLVYALVIFQVF, encoded by the coding sequence ATGATAAACAAAGCTTCAAATAATTGTTTAGGTAAACGCCTTAGTTTGATGAATCGCTATTTCAAAATTACGCAGTTTTACACTTTTGTTAAAAGCACGGCTTTTAAAGGTGGTATTATTGCTATCATTTTTGTTTTATTGTTGTTAGTTGTTGACTCTTTTATAGTTGATATTGGCTCTGTACTTACCAATTTAGTAGAGGTTTGTTCACCTTTGGTTATTTTTTCCATTTTTCTTGTTTCAGAATCTTTGTTGGGTTTGTTGCCTCCTGAAATTTTTATTGCTTGGGCATCAAAATCCGATTATTCAATTTTATTTTTATTCCTACTAGCTACCATTTCATATATAGGTGGAATCATCTCTTATTTTATAGGAAGCCGATTATTTTTAATTCCAGCTGTAAAAGATTACATAGAAGTAAAAATTGCCAAGCATATCGTCAACCTACGAAAATGGGGGGGCATTTTTGTTTTTCTGGGTGCAGTTTCCCCACTTCCACATTCAATTGTAAGTATGGCTTGTGGCTTGATCAAGTATAACTTCAAACACTACCTTTTGTGGTCCTTGTTCAGATATGTTCGTTTTTTGGTGTATGCCCTTGTTATTTTTCAGGTTTTTTAA